From Antechinus flavipes isolate AdamAnt ecotype Samford, QLD, Australia chromosome 1, AdamAnt_v2, whole genome shotgun sequence:
ctctctttctctctccttttcccttcctttctccctttccctccctttctccctttctcttgtcctttcttttttccctttctccatctcctttccttctttcctccccttctctctttccctctccttttcctttctttctcccttttcctccctttctccctttctcttgtcctttctctttttccctttctccatctcctttccttctttcctccccttctctctttctctctccttttcccttcctttctccctttccctccctttctccctttctcttgtcctttctctttttccctttctccatctcctttccttctttcctccccttctctctttctctctccttttcccttcctttctccctttccctccctttctccctttctcttgtcctttctctttttccctttctccatctcctttccttctttcctccccttctctctttccctctccttttcctttctttctcccttttcctccctttctccctttctcttgtcctttctctttttccctttctccatctcctttccttctttcctccccttctctctttctctctccttttcccttcctttctccctttccctccttttctccctttctcttgtcctttctctttttccctttctccatctcctttccttctttcctccccttctctctttctctctccttttcccttcctttctccctttccctccctttctccctttctcttgtcctttctctttttccctttctccatctcctttccttctttcctccccttctctttttccctctccctttccctccttttcttcctttctcttttgtcctttccctttctcccctttctctgtctcactctctcctgtctccctcccctctttccttcccacctCACCTCCCTCCCTGATCCCCTCTCTCCACGCACTCCAGAGATGCCCAGGGCAGAGCCCTGGACCCCGGAGCCAGGAGGTGCCTGCGGGGGCAGGGTGGGGCGGAGCGGGCAGAGCAGCACTTCCCCTGCGTCTGGCTCCCATTGTGGGCACTGGCCTGGTACACGGTGTTCTCGCCCCGAGGGATAGGGAGGGGGCCCGCCGAGGTCCCCAGAGGCCGGAGGTGTATGTGTTGGGAGGTGGGGCCGGGAAGGGAGGCAGCCCACTgcatctcctcctcccccaccccacagCCTGGCGTGGGGAGTGCCGGGCAGCCTCCTTGGGGGGAGGCTTCTGGCCTCTCCCCCACCCCGGCCTCCCCCGGCCAGACGGGCTCCGCTCCGGGAATGTGCTGAGTCGTCTTTCTGAAACTCCTGTGTTCCTAAGCACATTCCTGCGgatccctcctccttctctaccCCGGGCCCTCCCCTTCCTCTGCCTGGGGAGAGGCCACCAGGTGGCAAAGGGGGTGGACAGGGGACCCGGACTCCAGGGACCTCAGAATCCTgcatctcccttccccctcttacTGGGGTCTCTGACGTACAAAAGCCTCTCTGGGGTCCGGGCCGGGGATCTGGCTGAGATCGTAGCTGagtgatcttgggcaggtcacttcccTACCGAGCCTGTCTTCTCCACTCTAAAATGGGAGGGATGAAAAAGGCAGTTCCCACCTGAGAGAGTTGTCACAGGACTGACACCTTCACGGGGGGCTGGGGAGTTGGGGGGAGATCTGCTCCTCGGTTCTAGGACTTAGAAACTAGACGGCTGCACCTCAttatacagagaaggaaaccgaGGTCCCGGACTCGGTGGCAGCGCTTGCCATGGagcctctgactccagagccagggCTTACCTAGGCAGCGGCCTCCTGGGAGTGGGCAGCAGGCAAGGATTCTGGAAGGGGTGGGAACCTGTCCATCCTCGTGCCCCAGCAACCCCTGCCCTCCAGCTCAGCACTGCCCGTCTGGGATGTGTCTCAGTCCCAGAATGCGGCAGAATAAGTGCACAAGCAGGGGTGCGGACACGTCCTGTCCAGCTTTGGCCCTGTTCATTTCTGGAACCCCCCAACCCTGCCCCCCAAATATGAGCTTAGATCTAGGAGTCTGCCCTTCTCTAGACTGGCCCTTTGGGCCCATCAGCTGGTTCCTCCCAGAACTTCTTGGAGAAGGAAGATGCCGGCCATATTCCATCTTCTCCGGCCTCCACTCCCGGCTCTGTCCCCGTAagcccctccttcccttttcccatacTCCCTTTCTGCGCTGTCTTCTCCCACTAGAATATAAATTCAGAGCAGGGCCCGGCTTTCTGCTTACATTGGTCTTCCCAGCCCTTGGCCGGAGGTCGGGttcacagtaagcacttaataaatgcacatcGACTTGGCCCGGGACTACGCTCTACCCATCACTAACTGTCAAACGTTTGTGGGGGACTTTTTTCCTCGGGGATGCATCTGTAAAAAATTAGGTGAGTCAGAATGAATTCTAAGCCATAAAAGAGGCATAGCGATTGACCTTGAACCCGGGCCAGGGGGGCTGCAGCCAAGGAACAGAGGGCTGCCCCAAGAGTCCGCTGCGGGGCATCCGCGTCGGGCAGCCTACCAGGCAAGACCGGAGGCTTCACTCATAACATCTGGGatcagaaggagaaggaaagaaccattttattttttacagccGGCATTATTCCGAAGGATTAAACGATTCGATTTTGTGTTGCCGAAGACGatgtttatttttccaattatgtgtgaAGATGGTTTTCATCCTTCATTGTGATAAGATTTTGAGTGGCgatgttttctccctccctcccccgccccccaagacagcaagcagtttgatataggttatacatgggCTAGCATaggacaatttcttaaaaaaaagatccAGCTCCCAAAGCTACTTTCCGCAGGGACCTCCGATCCGATATTTTATCGTGGAggatcaggggaaaaaaatcccaggGCTCCCCAAGCAACATTTTTTCAAGTAAGCTTGGGCTAAATGACAGTTGCGGTCCCTCCGATTCTGACGTTCTGTCCTGGTTGGATGTCCAACCCCACCCCACCCATATGGGCAGGCAAGCCCGGGCATCTGAGATGCCGTCCCACTCGGGCTGCCCTTCTCTTGGGGCATCGCCAGCGGGTCTCACCCCCTCCTCTTACTGGGGAGGAAGACCCAGAGAGGAGAAAGCAATGCTCAAAGGATGAGGGAAGGGCAGGGATGTGAGCGGCTTTCCACCCGGAAGTGCTCTTTGGGGAGAGCTCCAGGTCTCCAAAAGGCCACCCTCTAGGGCCAGGTTTGCAGCTGCCCCCTAACGGGCCTTCCCCTCCCGATTCTGAGGGCCCTGACAGAGCCGTGGCCGCCCCTCCTCCCATTCCCACGCAGCCCTTTCAATGGACTGCTTTGCCCAGGAAGTGACTAGGAAGGAAGCGGCAGGTGCCCTTCTTTCCAGCAACCCTGGGAAGCCTCAGACGCCCAGAATCCCAGACTGGCAAAGGAGGAAGGACCCATGGAAAAGAGCGTTAGAAGAGGAAGGAGCTTTAGAACAGAGAACATCCAAGCTGAAGAGAACTTGGAACTAGAACATGGTCTGAGCTGGAAGAGACAACGGAAGAGAGAAAGCTAGAACTGAGGAGTGGCTTTGGAACCGAGAATGTCGAGCCTCAGAAACTGTCTAGGGCAAGCTGCGTTTTccataggaggaaactgaggccggatGGGGAGATCCAGCACTAAAAAGATgcagggagaggggggagaggggagctcGAGAAAGAGATGGCCTTGCACCACGTCCCCAGTTCTACACCTAGTAGCAAACAGAGAGGAAACAACCGAGATAGAGCAACATTGAAACTTTTTGCCGAGCACAGTTAACATTCAGTGCTAGATGGACTCCCTTGTCCCGCTTCCCTCCCTCCCCGAGCACCCCCTACCCCAGGCACAGCCCCTCCCCAACAGCCTTCTCCCACTCGGAGTCAAGGCTGGAAAGGCCCTTGCTATCTCTGCGGAGGAAGGGGGCAGCCGTCCTCCCCAGCAAGAGAGGGAGGGGGCTGGGGCTCGGCCGCCCTGAGAAGGAGACTGGGCGCTCCGGCAACGAGACTGACCTCCCAGCTCGCCCTTCGCCTGGAGCGCGGGGTCCTGGGCTTGTGGCCGGCGGGAGGCGGGGAGTCTCAAAAGTCAAAACTCTTCTTCAGCATCTCAGAAAACGAAAACTACTCGGCAAGAGGAGCTGGTCCCAAATCCTCCCCAGGGGAAACGGGGAGCGCTCAGGCTAGCGGTTTCTGTTCTCCCCTCAGGGGAGggggaagcagggaaggaaggaggaagggctGCAAGGTTTGGGCTCAAATCTAGCCCGGGAAGAGTCTGGGGGAAGTTTCCGAGGCAGACCCCGAAGGGCCGGAGGAATAATAGCTGCTGGCTGGGGAGCCCAGTTCAAGGGTCTATTATTCCAGAGAGAGGCACAAAGGGCGCCCCTCCCCCCGCCTTGGGGCAGACCCGTTGCCACCTGGTCTTCAAGCCTCGGCCCCAAAAGTCGGGTTCGAAGAGTCCTCAAAGTAACTCCCTCGATTCTCTTCTTGGATCCCAAAGCGCAACTGGGTCGTGGTAAAGCAGGAGGGGAAGGTGAGGGAGATCTGCCTCTTGgggtcctccctccctcctacacCCTGTGCCACCTGGAATATCAAAACTAGGGGTATCGAAGAGATGGCACCTGGTCGGAGAGAACAATCTGGAAGGCTGGGACCCCCGGCGGGGAGCGGGGGTCGTGAGTTAGGAAGGCGCGGTTTCGTTGCGCGGGTCCAGGGCAGAGCCGCCCGGGGGGGCAGTGGGCGGGAGCGTGCCCACCAGGACTGCTCCCTTCCCCCTCGGGCTCCGTCGGCTCCCGCGCCTCTCGCTCCGCAGTTCTCCAAGCCGCCGGCCCTCGAACTCCGTTTTGGGGTTCTGGGCCTCGGTGGGCGGCGGAGTGGGGCGGGGAAGGTGTCCGCAGCCCAGACCCCGCCCTCTCCGAGGTCCCCGGGGAGGCCTTCGGCTCCCGGCGTCCCGGGCCGGGAGAGGGGGCGTGGGCGGCCCCGGGTCCCGCAGGGTGAGCGCCGGCCGGCGGCCCGGTTGTGTGCGCCCGCGCCCTGGCCTCCGGGCCGCTCCCTCGCGCTCCCCCGGCCTCCGGGCGGCTCAGACGTAGTTCTTCTTGTCGTAGTCCCCGTTCACCGTGGGCCGCCGCGGGGCCGAGTACTTGACCGGGAAGGGCAGATCCTCGCGGGCCGCGGCCGAGCAGGCGCCGCAGCAGACCAGGCCGCCCCCGAGCAGCAGCAGCGCCGTGGCCGCCCAGCCGATGTACAGCGCCGAGCCCATCTCGCGCTTCTGCGACGTGGGCACCGTGGGGTCGTAGAACTCGCTGATGACGATGTTGGCGAACCAGCAGAGGGGCACGAGCGCCAGCAGGCCGCAGAGCACGTAGAGGGCGCCGCCGGCGGCCGCCACCCGCGCCTTGGCCTTGCCCGGCGCCACGCACGTGGTGCACTGCGCGCCGGCCACGGTCACCATGAGCGCCACGAGCCCCAGCAGCGCCACGAGCACGGTGAGCGCGCGGCCCGCCTGCACCTCGGGCTTGAGCGCCAGCACCGAGTCGTACACCTTGCACTGCATCTGGCCCGTGCTCTGCACCACGCAGTTCATCCACAGGCCCTGCCAGATGGTCTGCGCCGTCACGATGTTGCTCTCCAGGAAGGCGGACACTTGCCACATGGGCAGCCCGCACGCCACGATGATGCCCACCCAGCCCACGATGCACAGCCCCAGCCCCAGGATCTCCAGCGCCACCGAGGACATGGCCGCGGGGCAGGAACCGGCAGCTggcgggaggaggaggaggaggggagggagcgGAGAGAGGCCGCGGCCCCGGGCTCGGCGGACGACCTGGGCGTCGGTGCGTGGGAGCGGGCGCTGCGGGGCCGGGCCGCCCTGAAGCCGCTCGGTTCGTCGGGGCCGGGCTCCGGGCTGCTGCGCTCGGCTGAGGCTCTGGTCGGTTCGGCTGCGCTGCTCTCCCGTCTCCTCCCGTGCGCTCGCGCTCTCTGGGGCTCCGCTCCCGACTAGCGGCTCCGGCCGCCCCGGGCTGCGTATTTAAAGCTTCGGGGGCCGCCCTGCCCAGCCCGGGCGGCCAATCCCTGACCTCCGCGGCCGGGCCACGGCCAATGGCGAGAGCCGGGGGAGGTAGAGCCGGAGGCAGAGCAACAAAAACGCGTGGGAATCCTGCCCCAGAATCTCGGAGAAGTGACTGGGGGACTGGGGGAAAGGGGGGGTCCCGGCGCTGCCCGCTCCTCCCCGCAGCCGGGCGAAGCGCCCCCTCGGACCTCGCCTAGACTCCCGGGAGCCAAGATTTAGCTCTGGGTGGGGCCTCCAGTCCGCCAAGCTCTCCCTTTTAAAGACGGAGTGCTGGGCAAGCGTCCTGAAGCGCGAATCGTTCCCCTCGCGGCCACCTCGAGTTCCTTCGACGGCCGGCCTAGAGACGCCCCGATGAGGCTCTTCGTGGTCTGAAAGacccccctcccccgcctcctGTGGCCCGCCACCCCGCCGGGGCAGAATCGGAGGGACCACAAATGTCATTTAGCCCAAGCTTACTTGAAAAAATTTCACTTGGGGAGCCCTGGGATTTTTTCCCCTGATCCTCCACGATAAAATATCAGCTCGGAGGTCCCTGCGGAAAGCAGCAAACCCGGCGGTTTGCGTTAAGTGCCTCAGTCCGGGGCACTAGCGTCCGGAGCCCAAGACGCCCCCAAGCCCCACTTGGGTCTGGGGCGCGCTCTGCTCCCCACGTTTCTCTGCCTACGCCAGGTAACGGCGCACGCACCTGGGGCGCGCTAGAGAGACCCACGGGTCGGGTTGGCGCGCGCGCtcaaagcacacacacacacacacacacacacacacacacacacacacaaaacaagcATCAGTCGCACCAGCAGACAACACTGACCGCGCCCCACAAGGGCAGCGAAATAGAGCGACTGGCCTTGCGGCTTCATGGGCGTGGGGAACTCCAATGAGCTTGGTCCTTTACCAATTAAATCGGTACTTTGAGATTGAATATAACTCAATGTGCTCTAttcacttcttcttttttttttccttctgttttcccccctctcccttggttttctttccccttttgttcgGATTTTTCTCTCCCGACAGGGCTCATaatgtgtataattttttttaattaaaaaacaatcacTACTTTTGCTGCTGAGGATGCTAGAAGGTGCCCGGGAAACTTGGAGGTCAGATGAGCCCCCCCTGTCGCCCAGCCAGTTTGAGTCAGGAGGAGGACTCGAACCCAGCTCTCTCCATGACCATTCCGTCTCTCCAATACCATGATCCAGCGATAGCCTGAACTTGGAGCGATAACCGGGAAGAGAGGAAACGCCCTCTGTTGGGGCTGGTCCGCATCCCAATCTGGGCGAGCCCTGAGGTGGATGACTGgaccagggtcacccagccaggatGGGGACTGCCTGGCTGGAAGGTCAGCTCTGCGGCTCCTCGCCTGCCTCTctctacaaaaaaacaaaacaaaacaaaacaaaacaaacaaacaaacaaacaaaacaggtCAAGGTGCCAATGGCTTTAGATTTTATTAGAGCTTAATAGCAGCATGGTGCTGGGGAGCTTGTGTGTTGCTCGGCATAGAagccggcacatagtaggtgcttagaaATGCTTGCGGTTTGGTGGATTCCGggcctccttcccctcttttacGGTGAGCATCTCAGAAGGCCAGCAGCCCCAGGCCTGGCTCCAGCGGCCCTGAGGGCCCCCAGCCCTCCCCCTGTAGGGCCCCGGCCCTGGGAACTGGCCTCGCATCTGCAGGCTGAGAGGCCGCCCATCCAAGCCCGGGTCACCCCCCTGCAACCCCCCGGGGCCCCAGGCTCTGGCAAGAGCACCGGGAACAGGCAGAGCTCTCCCCTTCCGCTCCGAGTGCCAGCGCCCGCGGCACCCCACCGCCTCCCTTTCACCTCTCACTCAGGAAATGATCAGCAAATCAACATCACCTTGACTACAGGGAAGGGCGGGACCCGCCAGGGTTCCCAGGGAATTCGGGTGATTCAGAGCTAAAGGCAGCTTGGTCCCAAGCCTCCCTCCCTGCTCccactgcccctcccccccccaagccCTGCTCCCACTGCCCCCCAAGCCCTGCTCCCACTGCCCCCCCAGCCCTGCTCCACTGCCTCCCAGCCCTGCTCCCACTGCCCCCCCCAGCCCTGCTCCCACTGCCCCCCCAGCCCTGCTCCCGCTGCCCCCCTAGCTCTGCTCCCACCGCCCCTAGCTCTGCTCCCACCGCCCCTAGCTCTGCTCCCACAGCCCCCAGCCCTGCTCCCACTGCCCCCCCCAGCCCTGCTCCCACTGCCCCCCTAGCTCTGCTCCCACTGCCTCCCAGCCCCCACCTGCAACATCTGTTATTTCCTgaccccctctctccttcctgctTTTACCTTCTGAAACTCCCTCCCGATGTTAAGGATCTGACCTCCCTCGCTCTCACACCTTCCATCTCCTTgtgggcacacacacacatacagatgctttgttattgttgagtcattttccagtcatgtccaacttcaTGACcgcatttggagttttcttggcaaaggtacaaGAGGTTTGCTACGtccccgtgtgtgtgtgtgtgtttgtgtgtgagagaaGGCCCCGGATGCGGGGGAGACCCGATCTTCTTAAGTGACAGCCTCCACCACTTTCAGTCACCTGCAGTTGTCTTCTTGTTCCCTCTGGGAAAGCGTGAAGTCCCCGAGGGCGGGGCCCGTGTTTggctttcctcctttccccagagcttagcacacagtaggtgcttaattaatgcttgttaagGTGTTCCCTCCTACTCCGGGCTCAGTTTCATTCCTCGTCCCTCCAGTCCAGCTCAGGGCCGCCCCTTGAGCCAGAGTTCCACCCGCGCGACCCAAGGCTCCATTGCCCGCGTGCAGAAAGCCCAGAAAGTGGGCGGGGCCGGGGGGCGGCCGATGTAGAGCGGCCTCCGGGAGAGCCACGAGCTCCGAGCAGAGGGAAACAGATTCTTTTcgccttctttcttttttctactttcttctttttccctctttttcccgcAACACGGAGGCTAAAATGAAGCTGCGTCTCGTCTGATTTTACTTGTGTAACTGATGTCCCATGACTCCCTTCTCAatgggggaggggcggggaaCAGCGGGAGTTTGCCTGTTCACTGGCTGTTTTGGGGATCACTTCGCGCACGTTGGGTTTACTTTTCTGGGCAgagcttcccccctccccccccctcccggTACAACGTAACTTCCCTGAGATCGGTCTTCGGATCCCCGGGTCCTGGTTCCGGGCCTGGCGCCCAGGAGGGATTGAACCGCGAACAAACGAAAAGCATTTGAAGCGGAACTCGacgctttaaaaaatgagtgtcCAAAAGATAGAcagaaataatgatttaaaaaacaagcaaacaaagaaacaagcCTGGCTCAATGAGCGCCCTAAGGGATCCTTCTGTGGCCGTTAGTGGCCCCGCGGGTCCTCCACTTTGACCTCTGGTTCTGGAGGATTCCCAAAGGAGGGAGGGGGCTGAGGGGAGAGTGAAAGCCCATCTCTGACATCACTCAAGCACCAGGGTGATTATTCGTTCAgccagcatttattaggcacctacaaGATACTGAGATTTGGGAAAGCCCCCAGACAGCTTATACCCTGAAGCAAGTGACGTTctcattgttgtttttcagtcaaatCCTGCTCTAGGGGACCCCGTGGGCATGCTGTCCTTGAGGTTTTCTGAGCAAGGATACccgaggggtttgccatttctttctccaagtgtcttcccattttacagatgaggaactgaggtaaatagggatGACTTGCCCGGAGTAACCAAGGATactggaagggtttgccatttctttctccaattatctccccattttacagatgagaaactgaggtaaataggagtaagtgacttgcccagagtaacacagtCATTCTCTGAAGACGGCTTTCATCTTCCTAactctgtgctctatccactgcaccccccgGCCAGCCTTTACCTTCTAATTGCCCTCTTCCAGTGATGGCTGACCGGGTTCCTCTCTCAGCTCATTTCCGAGGCCCGCTATTCCTCCCTCACAGGGtcatgaataagtgaatgaaagaGTGTCTGATGAGGCCGAGCTCCTTCTGCCCCCGGCTCTTGTCCAGCATTTGGCAGAGCCCGGCACACAGCAGGCTCTCATTAGGTGCTTATTTATTAGGCTTGACTTATTGCCCGAAGGAGACAGTGAAGACCTGAGAGTAGAGACTTTGCTTCCGCTCCCAGCATGAATCGTGCTAATCATTCGTTGCATCCCTAGCGCTTAGCACAGAATCTAGTacacagtagtcacttaataaatgcttacggGATTAGATCCTCAGAGCACCGGCTCCTCTTCCAGCCCCAGCCTTTATCCAGGAGAGCAATTCTGCTGGAGCTGGGGTCAGCCATCCCCACGAGggccgcccctcccccccaggggAGCAAGCCCATCCCCCCCAGGAAGCAAGCCCATCGAGGCACTCTGATAGAGAAAGGGACCAGGTGAGGGGAACCACGCCACCATCTCCCCAGACCCTGATAGAAATAGCCTGGGACCCTGAGCCCTCAGTCCTGGAACCTGAGCCCCGAGTCCCGAACCCTGAGTCCCGAGTCCCGGATCTTGAGCCCTAAGGAATAGCAGCCGCCCCTTTAACCCCTTGAGACCCTGAACTCTGCACTCTGAACCCTGGGATCTCATCCATCCGACCCGTGGCTGAAACTTCCCggggcggggtgggggtggggtgacCTCCGGGAGAACCTGCGTTCCTTAACTTGCCATCCGCGTCCTCGCACTTAGCAGGGACTTCCACAAGCACTTTGCCCTTTGTTCATCACAGAATCGCCGAATGTTTGCGggcatacagcaggtgcttaCTCTGGGACGCTGGGAGGAGGGAGATCATGCAAAATTTCTCCCCGTTTCCCAGAGCCGGGACCCGGAGCCCCCAGAGGAGACCCCCCTCCCCCGTGAGTGTTTTGAACTCAGCTCTCCAAAGGGCGGGTGGGAGGTTATGGGGAAGCGGTGCCCACTGCGCAGCCCGGCCCTGCTCCCCTCGGGCCCGGGCCCGGGCCTCCCGGGTGACATCAGCAGCCCCGGGCGGGCGGCCGCGGGGCCGCGGCTCAGGCGGCGCTTCCTGGCAGGAGAGGAGCAGATTCCCATCCGGGATTCAGGAGGCGAGAGGCGAGGGATTTCCGCTCATTCTTCTCCACAATGGCTCGGACGGCTCTCCAGGAGGACTCTGGTCGTCGGAAGGAGGGGGCTCTTGTGTTAGTGTGGGCAAAGGTGACCGTCGGCCGCGCCGCGAGACGGGGCGCCCGGGAGCTCGAGGCAGAGGCCGCGCGTGGGCAGCGGGGCAGGCGCCGAGCCTCGGGTGTTACGGAGCGGGACACCGAGGCCCGCTGGGACCCGTGACCTGGTTATTCGACGGAGAAGCATCGAGCCCGGCTCTCTGGACTCCACATTCCCAAGGCTGCCTTCCAGGAGGACGGGGAAAGGCGGACATAGACTGGGGAGAGCTGggaggggtggggatgggggcgTGGCGGCGTGGATGCTGATTTCACGCCCAGCAGTCTATGCGGCGTCTGGAGCATCCCCGGCAGCCCCTCTTTTCTAGTGCACATCCTCACCTGCCCTCAGGCAAAccatctcctctcccctctccctcccgcCTCCTCCACTTCCCACCCCCAGCGCTGCCGCCGTGGTCTTCCTCGAGCACAGTTGTGGTGAAGGGCAGCGGTTCTGCAGTCACATGCCACCTGCATGACCTTGAGCTTCTTGGagttgcctcagtttactcagctgtaaaatgggggtcaTAATAACATCTCCCTTCCAGggttgtgaatatcaaatagataatatttggaaagcactCAGCATGATACCTAACAGATAGTaggtatttatttaataaatgcttatttcttccttcttttcttccctctttcattctctttccttttcccttccttcctttcctttctctgtcctttccttctctctttctcttcttccttcctccttcctttcctttcctccttccttccctctttcattcctctttccttttcccttctttcctctttctctccaccctttccttctctctttctcttcttcctccctccttctttccttccctctttctcttcctctctttccctctccagtATCTGACAGTGAAGTGACCCTTCTCTTCCCCCAGGCAGCCCGCTATTCATGTCATCCTCACTTCCTCCTGCCTCCTGCAGTGGACTCTCTTGTCAACCATCGCTCTTTCTCTGATCCCAAATCTGTCCCTCTCTACAGGCTCCTGTTGGCAACCCCAGGTCTCCCCGTTCTTTACACAACAAAGCAAAGCCCTTCCCTTGTCTAACTATGCCCCCAAGGTTCCATCCAGtgcctctccttcctttccactcactcctttctgtctgtcttgcTTCAGCTGGAACCCTTCTCTCCACAGTGATGGATGACTTCCAAACTGGCAACTTCAATGGGTTGACCTTTACTGATCTAGCCTATAACCTTTGACTCTGGATCCCGATCTCTTGCTGTATGCTCTCTCCTCTTTGGGTTTTCAGGATACTGTTCTGTGGTGGTTCTCCTCCTGCCTGTCAAGACTGCTTCTCTGCAGGTCGCCATATCCAAGGTCCTGCCCTAGGCCCTTTTCTCCTCCTATACTATTGCACTCAATTATGTCACCAGCCCCCCTGGCTTCAATGGTCAGCTCTATGCACAAGATTCCCGGCCTTGTCCTGGTTCCAGTCCTGAATTATACAATATAAACCGTGCTTAGAGAATCAGCTGTTCCCCTGGCATCTTACCCTCAACACATCCAAAAGAGAGCTCACGATCTTCCTTCcctgccctcctcccccatcttcGGAACTTTCCCATAACTGTTAACATCCTTTCTCCACTGCCCCAGATTTGCAATTTGGATTGATGGCGTTCCCTGGGTGTCATGTCATTCTCACTCAACCCTCACATCCCATCGTTCATGGCTCCTATTTCCACCTCCACCCCACTCACATAATTGCCCACCGCTCAAATCCTCATCACCTCTTGCCCTTTAATGGGTTcctttgcctcaagtctctctgcTCCGACGCACTGTCTTTCCAAAGGATAAATAcaagtttgttttctttatttttcacgcAACAAAAGTCagtcttctcttcctcccactgCACACCATTCGAGAGAGGAAAACAAAAGCCTTAACAACCatatatagttaagcaaaaccaactcGCGCATTAGCCATGTCCAGAAAACCACCCCGGTTTGCTGTCTGAGCTTGCTCTCTGAGTCCGTCACTTGTCTACCAGGGAGTGGATGGCACGTTTCCTCATGGGACTT
This genomic window contains:
- the CLDN5 gene encoding claudin-5 → MSSVALEILGLGLCIVGWVGIIVACGLPMWQVSAFLESNIVTAQTIWQGLWMNCVVQSTGQMQCKVYDSVLALKPEVQAGRALTVLVALLGLVALMVTVAGAQCTTCVAPGKAKARVAAAGGALYVLCGLLALVPLCWFANIVISEFYDPTVPTSQKREMGSALYIGWAATALLLLGGGLVCCGACSAAAREDLPFPVKYSAPRRPTVNGDYDKKNYV